A genome region from Macaca fascicularis isolate 582-1 chromosome 3, T2T-MFA8v1.1 includes the following:
- the LOC102122277 gene encoding olfactory receptor 2F1-like, with amino-acid sequence MGRENQTWMCEFILLGLSSAWETQVFLFVLFLAMYLVTVLGNFLILLLIRLDSRLNTPMYFFLGVLSFVDICYTNSTVPQMLVHFLSAWKSIPCHSCVLQLCVSLAMGSMEFFRLGAMAYDCYVAVCHPLHYTLIMHGGLCLGLVAGCLVAGFSNSLTETMITFQLPLCHSVINYFGCENLAVLWLACVDVSFNKAMVAISGFLVILLPCSLVLFSYARIVATILRIPSAQGRRKAFGICASHLTVVCMCFGATMFTYMRPVGGSSVEQEKMIALFYAVVTPMLNPLIYSLRNNDVRSVLQRVLQKFSEKG; translated from the coding sequence ATGGGTAGAGAAAACCAGAcatggatgtgtgaattcattctGCTCGGATTGTCCAGTGCCTGGGAGACTCAGGTCTTCCTCTTTGTCCTGTTCCTGGCCATGTATCTGGTGACTGTGCTGGGGaacttcctcatcctcctccttatCAGGCTGGACAGCAGGCTCAATACACCCATGTACTTCTTCCTTGGTGTCCTGTCATTTGTGGACATCTGTTATACCAATAGCACTGTCCCACAGATGCTTGTTCACTTTCTTTCAGCCTGGAAGTCCATACCATGCCACAGCTGTGTGCTCCAGCTGTGTGTCTCCTTGGCAATGGGCAGCATGGAGTTCTTCCGGCTGGGGGCCATGGCCTATGACTGCTATGTGGCCGTGTGCCACCCACTGCACTACACGCTCATCATGCATGGAGGGCTGTGCCTGGGGCTGGTGGCCGGCTGCCTGGTGGCTGGCTTCTCAAATTCACTGACGGAAACAATGATCACCTTCCAGCTTCCCCTGTGTCACAGTGTTATTAATTACTTTGGCTGTGAGAACTTAGCAGTGCTATGGCTAGCCTGTGTGGACGTCTCCTTCAACAAGGCCATGGTGGCCATCTCAGGGTTTCTGGTGATCCTGCTTCCCTGTTCACTGGTCCTATTCTCCTATGCTCGCATAGTTGCTACCATTCTTCGCATTCCTTCTGCTCAGGGGCGCCGCAAAGCCTTTGGGATCTGCGCCTCTCACCTCACTGTGGTTTGCATGTGCTTTGGGGCTACAATGTTCACCTACATGAGACCTGTGGGTGGCTCCTCCGTGGAACAGGAGAAGATGATTGCCCTCTTTTATGCTGTCGTGACTCCAATGCTTAATCCCTTAATCTACAGCCTGAGGAACAACGACGTGCGGAGTGTCTTACAAAGAGTGTTGCAAAAATTTAGTGAAAAAGGATGA